From the genome of Sulfurovum sp. NBC37-1, one region includes:
- a CDS encoding N-acetylmuramoyl-L-alanine amidase, translating to MTKTLVSALAFLTLGLQSMPADSFKCTTKPIQPPLRIVDKPIDFGKQRVNMTKAYIRQHYGLKVKNITITPRIIVLHWTAEMDLKKSFNRLKPQRLLTDRKDIAKASALNVSAQFLVDRDGTIYRLMPENWMARHVIGLNYSSIGIENIGGKGNKAEDLTPAQLRSNIALVRYLKAKYPTIKYLIGHYEYRQMEHTPLWLEKDKGYRTVKNDPGRKFMSAVRKNVKDLHLKMPPRGR from the coding sequence ATGACAAAAACTTTAGTAAGCGCTTTGGCGTTTCTGACACTCGGTCTGCAGAGCATGCCGGCAGACAGCTTTAAATGTACGACCAAACCCATCCAGCCACCTTTGCGTATTGTCGATAAGCCCATAGATTTCGGCAAGCAACGTGTGAACATGACCAAAGCGTATATACGACAGCATTACGGGCTTAAAGTGAAGAACATCACCATTACGCCCCGTATCATCGTGCTGCACTGGACAGCGGAGATGGACCTCAAAAAATCCTTTAACCGGCTTAAACCGCAAAGACTGTTGACAGACAGGAAAGACATCGCCAAAGCTTCGGCGCTCAATGTCTCCGCACAGTTTCTCGTGGACCGTGACGGGACCATTTACCGTCTGATGCCGGAGAACTGGATGGCGCGTCATGTCATCGGCCTGAACTATTCGAGTATCGGTATTGAGAACATTGGAGGGAAGGGGAACAAGGCGGAAGACCTCACCCCTGCGCAGCTGCGCTCCAACATCGCACTGGTGCGTTACCTCAAGGCAAAATATCCGACTATAAAATACCTGATAGGCCACTATGAGTACAGACAGATGGAGCATACTCCTCTCTGGCTTGAGAAGGACAAAGGCTACCGAACGGTCAAGAATGACCCGGGCAGGAAGTTCATGTCCGCTGTACGAAAAAATGTAAAAGATCTGCATCTGAAGATGCCTCCCAGAGGCAGATAA
- a CDS encoding AtpZ/AtpI family protein has protein sequence MQRKEDDPKFKKIVDAADGLSLGISMVVAVLIGVAIGLGLQKLTGAMWTLWIGVFIGIAAAVLNVYKAYDKQKRSLDELATDPRYRHQRKYTADDDEDEDDRY, from the coding sequence ATGCAAAGAAAAGAAGATGATCCAAAATTCAAAAAGATCGTAGATGCTGCTGACGGACTGAGCCTCGGTATCTCCATGGTCGTGGCAGTGCTGATAGGTGTTGCGATAGGGCTGGGGTTGCAAAAACTTACCGGTGCGATGTGGACACTTTGGATAGGGGTGTTCATTGGTATAGCTGCAGCAGTCCTGAATGTCTACAAAGCGTATGATAAGCAGAAGAGATCACTGGATGAGTTGGCGACTGATCCGCGTTACCGACACCAGAGAAAATATACGGCAGACGATGATGAGGATGAGGATGACAGGTATTAA
- a CDS encoding YeeE/YedE thiosulfate transporter family protein, with protein sequence MARLPWWMGGILMSLLLLMTFSIFGADRPIGASTYVPYFADLIFDLDADKYTYLKEIQNPGAWEGVMLTGALFGGFVTSVFITKSFRFSLVPTGWKKYKNNSVLSRLLWSFVAGFVMIIGARLAGGCTSGHFMSGMSQMAISSMIFGTVVMVALLITGKLFYNKEEK encoded by the coding sequence ATGGCTCGATTACCCTGGTGGATGGGTGGCATACTTATGTCACTGCTTCTTCTGATGACATTTTCCATATTCGGAGCAGACAGACCTATAGGTGCATCTACCTACGTACCCTACTTCGCAGACCTCATCTTCGATCTTGATGCAGACAAATACACATACCTCAAAGAGATACAGAATCCCGGTGCTTGGGAAGGCGTGATGCTTACGGGTGCCCTGTTCGGCGGGTTCGTCACCTCAGTGTTCATCACCAAAAGTTTCAGGTTCTCCCTTGTTCCGACGGGGTGGAAGAAATACAAGAACAATTCGGTTCTTTCCAGACTGCTCTGGAGTTTTGTTGCGGGATTCGTCATGATCATCGGTGCAAGGCTGGCAGGCGGATGCACCAGCGGTCACTTTATGTCAGGAATGAGCCAGATGGCCATCTCTTCCATGATATTCGGTACCGTTGTAATGGTCGCTCTGCTCATTACGGGAAAACTTTTCTATAACAAGGAGGAGAAATAA
- a CDS encoding YeeE/YedE thiosulfate transporter family protein — protein MDIVVKTAGDDFFSRLAQMFENVIHQGHGSLALVFLIGVIFGGIIQYTRVDKFEKIAGFAMLKDTIVPKMLFLAVGLTSIALYFMIEAGWAHYHVKPIIWQGLIIGGTLFGISMAIFGKCPGTGPVSIAEGRIDVLVGAIGGLLGGLVFTFYYDDFFKPLMGTSAGKLTLPELFPGHEHLVVLIFGIIVTLIAIAIPKVEMFDEADLSKLPDDQRPDRQ, from the coding sequence ATGGATATCGTAGTTAAAACTGCCGGTGATGACTTTTTTTCACGCCTGGCACAAATGTTCGAAAACGTGATCCATCAGGGGCACGGTTCTCTTGCACTAGTCTTTCTGATCGGCGTAATATTCGGTGGTATCATCCAGTATACCCGTGTCGACAAATTTGAAAAGATCGCCGGATTTGCCATGCTGAAGGACACCATTGTCCCTAAAATGCTCTTCCTTGCCGTGGGGCTTACCAGTATTGCACTCTATTTCATGATAGAAGCGGGATGGGCACACTACCATGTAAAACCCATCATCTGGCAGGGGCTGATCATAGGCGGTACGCTCTTCGGTATCTCCATGGCTATCTTCGGGAAATGTCCCGGAACAGGACCGGTCTCCATTGCAGAAGGACGTATCGATGTTCTTGTAGGCGCTATCGGCGGACTACTCGGCGGCTTGGTTTTTACATTCTATTACGATGACTTCTTCAAACCGTTGATGGGAACAAGCGCAGGTAAACTCACCCTCCCCGAACTTTTCCCGGGACATGAACATCTTGTGGTGCTGATCTTCGGTATCATAGTCACGCTTATCGCCATTGCCATTCCAAAAGTGGAAATGTTCGATGAAGCCGATCTCTCCAAACTGCCTGACGACCAGAGACCGGACAGACAGTAA
- a CDS encoding DUF3558 domain-containing protein — MKKSVITAAILFGMAISGCGASSDASNGSASKGSAVAKEDVCTLLTTAEVSQLVGEAVHDGKRDTKHTYPNSSACTWTSVSHDMPLLILTYNQHAASHDLAYYAPPGNAVKKLNSAPNEAVAVLTSKQNLFEVIVRSGNNAILLIAPYLKVKEGSDKWKNEVKLTDLAAERAKKRE, encoded by the coding sequence ATGAAAAAATCAGTGATAACAGCAGCGATTCTGTTTGGTATGGCTATTTCAGGCTGTGGTGCTTCCTCCGATGCATCGAACGGAAGTGCATCAAAAGGCAGTGCCGTGGCAAAAGAGGATGTTTGTACTCTGTTGACAACAGCAGAAGTTTCACAATTGGTAGGTGAGGCAGTCCATGATGGAAAACGGGATACAAAGCATACTTACCCGAATTCCTCTGCCTGTACCTGGACCTCTGTCAGCCACGATATGCCGCTTCTAATCCTGACTTACAATCAGCATGCAGCCTCACATGATCTAGCTTATTATGCTCCACCGGGCAATGCTGTAAAGAAATTGAATAGTGCTCCAAACGAAGCCGTTGCCGTTTTGACATCAAAACAAAATCTTTTCGAAGTGATAGTCAGAAGTGGAAATAATGCTATCCTGCTCATCGCACCATATCTGAAAGTGAAAGAGGGAAGTGATAAATGGAAGAATGAAGTGAAGTTGACTGATCTCGCGGCTGAAAGGGCAAAAAAGAGGGAATAG
- a CDS encoding tetratricopeptide repeat protein, translating into MKILILLAIVNALLFGSVTDEAYKEYKKGHYKKAFSLYSKGYMQGNVKAAYNLATFYEKGIGIQKNPQKAYFYYNFVHAGIELRLSDPAICTDKMLPYYYKTIKKMAEYNGKSYYNEQYETLKQTCSKTHVDPFIKKCPSANIIARPDRYCLDCFDCILYKKYPKRMRKILHLHTRYRAIEHQACRTYLSEALEKKEKAISKEIYKLSKPILRYYLKQEENCVKTAKTKGDLLGCSLGYCQDIGTLIPYQNMECGGIDLPDELRRKEKIKLSRPAPPKEKHDYLEEIKKEYKNPPLNIQM; encoded by the coding sequence ATGAAAATTTTAATTTTGTTGGCCATAGTAAACGCTTTACTTTTTGGCTCAGTTACGGACGAAGCCTACAAAGAATATAAAAAAGGGCATTATAAAAAGGCATTTTCCCTTTACTCTAAGGGGTATATGCAGGGCAATGTCAAGGCCGCGTATAACCTGGCCACATTTTACGAGAAGGGAATAGGCATTCAAAAGAATCCACAAAAAGCCTATTTTTACTATAACTTTGTGCATGCCGGTATAGAACTCAGACTCAGTGATCCGGCCATCTGCACCGATAAAATGCTGCCATACTATTATAAAACGATTAAAAAAATGGCTGAGTACAATGGGAAAAGTTACTATAATGAACAATACGAAACCCTTAAGCAAACCTGTTCAAAAACACATGTTGATCCATTTATCAAAAAGTGTCCATCTGCAAATATCATAGCAAGACCTGACAGATACTGTCTTGATTGCTTCGACTGTATCCTTTACAAAAAGTACCCAAAGCGAATGCGAAAAATCTTGCATTTACACACCCGTTACAGAGCTATTGAACATCAAGCCTGTCGAACATATTTGAGTGAGGCATTGGAGAAAAAAGAAAAGGCTATCAGCAAAGAGATATACAAGCTCTCCAAGCCCATACTCAGGTATTACCTGAAGCAAGAGGAAAACTGTGTAAAAACAGCAAAAACAAAAGGGGATTTACTTGGCTGTAGCTTAGGCTATTGCCAAGACATCGGTACACTTATTCCCTATCAGAACATGGAATGCGGCGGAATCGATCTACCCGATGAGCTCAGGAGAAAAGAAAAGATAAAGCTGTCACGACCAGCTCCACCAAAAGAGAAGCACGATTATCTGGAGGAAATTAAAAAAGAGTATAAAAACCCTCCCCTGAATATACAAATGTGA
- a CDS encoding YchJ family protein, translated as MQPMQQCYCKSGLPFSQCCEPILRVFEPAPTALALMRSRYSAYCLGDVNYLQATTHDHTWSDEELKFIQDWADNSHWQHLEIVDHDEDTVEFKAYYIYDGVQHMHHEKSAFLKVNDMWKYVDGDIYEDKVNFLRNEACICGSEKKYKRCCAQKLK; from the coding sequence ATGCAGCCCATGCAACAGTGTTACTGCAAAAGTGGCCTACCGTTCTCACAATGTTGTGAGCCCATTCTGCGTGTATTTGAACCTGCTCCCACTGCACTGGCACTCATGCGTTCACGCTACTCCGCCTACTGTCTGGGTGATGTCAACTACCTGCAGGCGACCACGCATGACCATACCTGGAGCGATGAAGAGCTGAAGTTTATACAGGACTGGGCGGACAACAGCCACTGGCAGCATCTCGAGATCGTTGATCATGACGAAGATACGGTAGAGTTTAAAGCCTATTACATCTACGACGGTGTACAGCATATGCACCATGAAAAATCAGCTTTTTTGAAAGTGAATGACATGTGGAAATATGTGGATGGAGACATTTACGAAGATAAAGTGAATTTTTTACGCAACGAGGCCTGTATTTGCGGTTCTGAGAAGAAATATAAACGTTGCTGTGCGCAAAAGCTTAAATAG
- the hemL gene encoding glutamate-1-semialdehyde 2,1-aminomutase, producing MAYDKSIAAFEEAYKVIPGGVDSPVRAFSGVEGTPPFIERGEGAYLFDIDGNRYIDYVQSWGPLIFGHTDADIEASVIDSVKKGLSFGAPTTVETELAEEIVLMFESIDKVRFVSSGTEAVMSAIRLARGATGRDNILKFTGCYHGHSDSLLVQAGSGLATFGTPSSPGVPADLTKHTLLGTYNDIESVEKCFADSPEGIACVIIEPIAGNMGLVPADETFLQQLRALCDAHGTLLIFDEVMSGFRASLKGAQGITTVKPDMVTLGKVIGAGMPVGAFGAGAETMAQLSPEGPVYQAGTLSGNPVAMAAGLTSLRKLKANPAIYVELGNKAKKLVEGLKRAADSVNVPMVTDVRGSMFGFFFSDKPVKNFADAMENDQKLFAKFHKGMLDRGIYLACSSFETGFISTAITDEMIDETVKAAYETLKEIKG from the coding sequence ATGGCATACGACAAAAGTATTGCGGCATTTGAAGAGGCTTACAAGGTCATCCCCGGAGGTGTTGACTCTCCAGTACGTGCGTTTAGCGGCGTAGAGGGAACACCGCCGTTCATAGAAAGAGGTGAAGGGGCATACCTTTTTGATATTGACGGGAACAGATATATCGATTATGTACAAAGCTGGGGTCCGCTGATCTTCGGTCATACCGATGCAGATATCGAAGCTTCAGTTATCGATTCGGTCAAAAAAGGACTGAGTTTCGGAGCACCGACAACAGTTGAGACGGAACTGGCCGAAGAGATCGTTTTGATGTTCGAGAGTATCGACAAAGTACGTTTTGTCAGTTCGGGAACCGAAGCGGTCATGTCGGCGATCCGTCTGGCAAGAGGGGCAACGGGCAGGGATAACATCCTGAAATTCACCGGATGCTACCACGGACACTCCGATTCGCTGCTGGTACAGGCAGGTTCGGGCTTAGCGACATTTGGTACACCGTCAAGCCCGGGAGTGCCTGCTGACCTGACCAAACATACGCTTTTGGGGACCTACAATGACATTGAAAGTGTCGAGAAGTGTTTTGCGGACTCTCCGGAAGGGATCGCCTGTGTAATCATCGAACCGATCGCCGGAAATATGGGGCTTGTACCTGCGGATGAAACCTTCCTGCAACAGCTTAGAGCTCTATGCGACGCACATGGTACCCTGCTGATCTTCGATGAGGTGATGAGTGGCTTCAGGGCTTCCCTTAAAGGTGCACAGGGTATTACGACAGTGAAGCCTGATATGGTGACACTTGGAAAGGTCATCGGTGCGGGTATGCCTGTTGGTGCCTTCGGAGCCGGAGCGGAGACTATGGCACAGCTCTCTCCCGAAGGGCCTGTCTATCAGGCTGGAACACTTTCGGGTAACCCGGTCGCCATGGCAGCGGGACTGACCAGTCTTAGAAAACTCAAAGCCAATCCGGCCATCTATGTCGAACTGGGGAATAAGGCCAAAAAACTGGTCGAAGGACTGAAGAGGGCGGCAGATTCCGTCAATGTGCCCATGGTCACGGATGTGAGAGGTTCCATGTTCGGTTTCTTCTTCTCCGACAAGCCGGTCAAGAATTTTGCCGATGCGATGGAAAACGACCAGAAACTCTTTGCCAAATTTCACAAAGGGATGCTTGACAGAGGTATTTACCTTGCCTGCTCCTCTTTCGAGACAGGGTTCATCTCAACAGCCATCACTGATGAGATGATAGATGAGACGGTCAAAGCGGCCTATGAGACACTCAAAGAGATCAAAGGCTAA
- a CDS encoding energy transducer TonB: MKIRGRTIRTLEGLLLSLLLHLLIFLLIFLPFKEMKFPPPPPPGKKISLNLKQFKTVPPTPPAPRPAVPPQPRPQPVQPQPPHSKPKPVAPPKPKPVEKKPIEKKPVKAPTPIARKKLLDEKARLTVKQKESEENNVTKVAKKEEKPKKVVKKKEQKPKKRIVKKSKPQKPRKPSHPKKGLAGALMGSGRSVSLAPSAPSRPNYGSQMIKQLYGSEFNSFTPTQKKFIKRNLGVIHRITQRTLIQNGYPDVAVRTHQEGTNVVTFYLHPNGNITGLHLRSRIGYTALDDNTLQVIRIAYKDYPHPKTTTKITFYVQYSIY, from the coding sequence ATGAAGATCAGAGGGAGAACCATACGTACGCTTGAGGGGCTTCTGCTTTCCCTACTGCTGCACCTGCTCATTTTTCTGCTCATTTTCCTCCCGTTCAAAGAGATGAAGTTCCCTCCGCCACCGCCTCCGGGTAAAAAGATCTCCCTGAATCTCAAACAGTTCAAAACCGTACCACCGACACCTCCGGCACCCAGACCGGCCGTGCCACCCCAACCCAGACCACAACCGGTCCAGCCACAGCCACCACATTCCAAACCAAAACCCGTTGCACCTCCAAAGCCCAAGCCTGTTGAAAAAAAGCCCATAGAAAAGAAGCCTGTAAAAGCCCCTACTCCAATTGCCAGGAAAAAACTGCTCGATGAAAAAGCACGTCTGACCGTGAAGCAAAAAGAGAGTGAAGAGAACAATGTCACCAAGGTGGCCAAAAAAGAGGAAAAACCAAAAAAAGTAGTCAAGAAAAAAGAGCAGAAGCCAAAGAAGAGAATAGTCAAAAAAAGCAAACCACAGAAACCAAGGAAACCGTCACATCCGAAAAAAGGACTGGCCGGCGCACTGATGGGTTCAGGCCGCTCCGTTTCACTGGCACCAAGCGCGCCTTCCAGACCCAATTACGGTTCGCAGATGATCAAACAGCTCTATGGCTCCGAGTTCAACAGCTTTACGCCTACGCAGAAAAAGTTCATCAAAAGGAACCTTGGGGTCATTCACCGTATCACCCAGCGTACGCTCATTCAGAACGGCTATCCCGATGTGGCAGTAAGAACACACCAGGAAGGAACCAACGTGGTCACCTTCTACCTTCACCCCAACGGGAATATCACCGGCCTTCATTTGCGGAGCCGTATCGGATACACGGCACTGGATGATAATACCTTGCAGGTCATACGCATCGCCTACAAAGACTACCCACATCCCAAGACAACGACAAAGATCACTTTCTATGTACAATATAGTATTTATTAA
- a CDS encoding hemerythrin domain-containing protein has product MFRSLFKTKNEKLVEKWEEEHRAIVALATKVLESYDAYNEKAAKQALKELNKLAVDHVMDEDLKLFKLMKEETEKIDKHIQSMVEDFVVGFKSTKITLMNFLAKYASPDVPLDDEFYTTFKELVDILAQRISFEESNLYSKLNSD; this is encoded by the coding sequence ATGTTCAGATCACTCTTTAAAACAAAAAATGAGAAATTAGTCGAAAAATGGGAAGAGGAACATAGAGCGATAGTAGCATTGGCTACCAAAGTGCTAGAATCCTATGATGCATATAATGAAAAAGCTGCAAAGCAGGCACTCAAAGAACTTAATAAGCTTGCAGTAGACCATGTGATGGATGAAGACCTAAAACTCTTCAAACTGATGAAAGAAGAAACGGAAAAGATCGATAAACATATACAGTCAATGGTAGAAGATTTTGTCGTTGGTTTCAAATCTACCAAAATCACTCTGATGAATTTTCTAGCAAAATATGCAAGCCCGGATGTACCGCTTGATGATGAGTTCTACACGACATTCAAAGAGCTTGTAGACATACTTGCACAGCGTATTAGCTTTGAAGAGTCAAATCTTTACTCAAAGCTCAATAGTGATTAA
- a CDS encoding TRAP transporter substrate-binding protein, with the protein MKRRDFITATALNAGTLALSGCHRAEEKIAKGSVNIKNGKKVTLKLATSWPAHFPIMGTGVDSFAQRCGELSGGTLEIKVFAKNILVPAMQVFDATSAAQIDAFHSGVYYWKGKNPAFSIFGGMPLGLTSEEMITWLKFGGGYELWRELYGKFNLYPLIGGTTGPQMGGWFKKEIKSLADLKGLKMRIPGLGGEVMKRLGVNPVLLPAGEIYTALERGTIDATEWVGPALDSMMGFAKAAPYYYTGWHEPGSILEITFNKARWEKLSEEHRAIITAASEEMTGNMLQEFRFKNAKALAELPDTVQIKTFPKEMMDAAKVALKEVLADESTKSNDFKRVLKSYEAFYKLNKPWDDISTKNFLEIRS; encoded by the coding sequence ATGAAACGAAGAGACTTTATAACCGCTACTGCATTAAATGCAGGTACCCTTGCACTTTCAGGATGCCACAGAGCTGAAGAAAAAATAGCCAAAGGCTCTGTTAATATCAAAAATGGTAAAAAGGTCACCCTTAAACTAGCCACCTCATGGCCGGCACATTTTCCTATTATGGGAACAGGAGTAGATTCCTTTGCCCAGCGCTGTGGAGAACTTAGCGGCGGAACCTTGGAAATAAAGGTCTTTGCTAAGAATATTTTGGTACCGGCAATGCAAGTTTTCGATGCTACCTCTGCCGCACAGATAGATGCATTTCACTCCGGTGTCTACTACTGGAAGGGTAAGAACCCCGCTTTTTCCATCTTTGGTGGTATGCCGCTAGGGCTGACCAGTGAAGAGATGATCACCTGGCTGAAATTCGGAGGAGGCTATGAACTTTGGAGAGAACTGTACGGAAAGTTCAACCTCTATCCGCTCATAGGCGGTACGACCGGACCACAAATGGGCGGATGGTTCAAAAAGGAGATCAAAAGCCTTGCAGATCTGAAAGGTCTCAAAATGCGCATTCCCGGACTGGGCGGAGAAGTAATGAAGCGTCTGGGGGTCAATCCCGTACTTCTTCCAGCCGGAGAAATATACACAGCACTTGAGCGCGGTACCATTGATGCAACCGAATGGGTCGGACCAGCGCTTGACAGTATGATGGGTTTTGCCAAAGCGGCCCCCTACTACTACACCGGCTGGCATGAACCGGGCTCCATTCTGGAAATCACGTTCAACAAAGCCCGCTGGGAGAAACTTAGTGAAGAACACAGGGCTATCATTACCGCAGCCAGTGAAGAGATGACAGGGAATATGCTGCAGGAATTCCGATTCAAAAATGCCAAAGCTTTGGCGGAACTACCGGACACAGTACAGATCAAAACATTCCCCAAAGAGATGATGGATGCAGCCAAAGTAGCACTTAAAGAGGTGCTGGCCGACGAAAGTACCAAAAGTAATGACTTCAAACGTGTACTTAAAAGTTACGAAGCATTCTACAAGCTGAATAAACCCTGGGATGATATCAGTACAAAGAACTTTCTTGAGATTAGGAGCTAA
- a CDS encoding acylphosphatase, producing the protein MEWYRFIIHGRVQGVFYRKFVSQALMRKQIKGYIQNLPDDTVEVVVEIFDDDFDSVMKILKEGSPLSSIDEITYEIIDDAQFNTDGFEIRY; encoded by the coding sequence ATGGAATGGTACAGATTTATTATTCACGGGAGAGTGCAGGGTGTCTTCTACCGAAAGTTCGTTTCACAGGCACTGATGAGAAAGCAGATCAAAGGTTACATTCAAAATCTGCCTGACGATACGGTAGAAGTGGTAGTTGAGATCTTTGATGACGATTTCGACAGTGTCATGAAAATACTAAAAGAGGGCTCGCCCCTAAGCAGTATCGATGAGATCACCTATGAGATCATCGATGATGCCCAGTTCAATACGGATGGCTTCGAGATAAGATATTGA
- a CDS encoding sulfite exporter TauE/SafE family protein: MNNIDLLIILSTAFLGSVGHCIGMCGGIVVAYSSSKIDHKASWVRQTISHLAYNFGRVTTYSILGALFGLMGKAIAFTPTTKGVLFVLTGILMVAAGLSLLGNLKFLNSAEWSVSKNKWYQNTFRKLISSNSLSSFYLLGMLNGIIPCGLVYSFAIFAAATASPLWGAIVMATFGLATIPALFFLGTVTKFLQKGSLRGTMMKLAAMLVVFYGFYTLYKGYKFIAHPKEMQQMMDSMQTGSVKSKLEGKCGGMKCAPGKCG; encoded by the coding sequence ATGAACAATATTGATCTGCTCATTATTCTGAGTACCGCTTTTCTGGGCAGTGTGGGACACTGCATCGGTATGTGCGGGGGGATCGTCGTTGCCTACAGCTCAAGCAAGATTGACCATAAGGCTTCATGGGTACGACAGACCATCTCACATCTTGCCTACAACTTCGGAAGGGTGACCACATACAGTATATTGGGAGCTCTGTTTGGCCTAATGGGTAAAGCCATCGCCTTTACCCCGACCACCAAAGGAGTCCTCTTTGTGCTCACGGGTATCCTGATGGTGGCAGCCGGCCTCTCATTACTGGGCAATCTCAAATTTCTCAATTCTGCTGAATGGTCCGTCTCGAAGAACAAATGGTACCAGAACACGTTCAGAAAACTCATCAGCAGCAATTCTCTTTCAAGTTTCTACCTGCTTGGTATGCTCAACGGTATCATCCCCTGCGGGCTGGTCTACTCTTTTGCCATCTTTGCAGCAGCGACTGCCAGTCCACTCTGGGGCGCCATCGTTATGGCGACCTTCGGACTGGCGACCATCCCTGCACTCTTCTTTTTGGGAACGGTCACGAAGTTCCTTCAAAAGGGCTCCTTGAGAGGTACTATGATGAAACTGGCTGCTATGCTTGTGGTTTTTTACGGATTCTACACACTCTATAAAGGCTACAAATTCATTGCGCATCCCAAAGAAATGCAGCAAATGATGGACAGTATGCAAACAGGAAGTGTGAAAAGCAAGCTGGAAGGGAAATGCGGAGGCATGAAGTGTGCCCCCGGCAAATGCGGTTAA
- a CDS encoding DUF7477 domain-containing protein has product MKKILKIAAVALILPASVMAADFWVGLFAKDTGFTGQSYTTSKSLSRLKTTIDNEWAKGYDLIDVCYGHDVWMALYAEGAGYKQQAYTHRRDIKKFAQAVEAYKEKGFTLINVEYGAGDWLGIFAKGAKYKDVVFDYTRYRDDFEKTIIKRWQQGYMLIDIEAAEGYWSGIFARNTGFKNQGYDMVDDWDLVSSVIKKRWKAGYRLVNIEYTAGEWFLLFAVYPKEREELFANNEDIEDFQKTIRKNWKKGFYLIDLANGRD; this is encoded by the coding sequence ATGAAAAAGATTTTAAAAATAGCAGCGGTAGCATTGATACTGCCGGCAAGTGTGATGGCAGCAGATTTCTGGGTGGGTCTTTTTGCAAAAGATACGGGCTTTACCGGTCAGTCCTATACGACGAGTAAAAGCCTTTCGCGTCTGAAGACGACTATCGACAACGAATGGGCCAAGGGCTATGACCTGATAGATGTCTGTTACGGACATGATGTCTGGATGGCGCTCTATGCAGAAGGTGCCGGGTACAAACAGCAAGCCTATACGCATAGACGTGATATCAAAAAATTCGCCCAGGCGGTTGAGGCTTACAAAGAAAAAGGTTTCACGCTGATCAATGTCGAGTACGGCGCAGGTGACTGGCTGGGTATTTTTGCCAAAGGAGCCAAATACAAGGATGTTGTGTTTGACTACACACGGTACCGTGATGATTTTGAAAAGACTATCATAAAACGCTGGCAGCAGGGGTATATGTTGATCGATATCGAAGCTGCAGAAGGTTATTGGAGTGGGATCTTTGCCAGAAACACCGGTTTCAAGAACCAGGGGTACGATATGGTCGATGACTGGGATCTTGTCAGTTCCGTGATCAAAAAACGATGGAAAGCCGGTTACCGACTGGTAAATATCGAATATACGGCGGGAGAGTGGTTTCTGCTTTTTGCAGTCTACCCGAAGGAAAGAGAAGAACTCTTCGCAAACAATGAAGATATCGAGGATTTCCAGAAAACCATCCGAAAGAACTGGAAAAAAGGTTTTTACCTGATCGACCTTGCTAACGGCAGGGACTGA